The genomic segment TGACGTCTTGGCTGTCTTGACCACGGCCAGTTAAACGGCGTTCAAGTTCAGCCCTTGAAGGAGGTAAAATAAATACCCCAATGGCTTCTGGCATGAGTTTTTTGACTTGTTCAGCGCCTTGCCAATCAATATCTAAAAATACATCAATACCATTTGCTAATGTTTGTTCAATAACCGTGCGGGATGTGCCGTAATAGTTACCAAACACTTCAGCCCATTCAAAGAAGGATTCTTCAGCAATAAGCGCTTTGAACTCTTCAACCGAGACAAAGTGATAATGTTGACCATTCACTTCACCTGGACGTGGCTGACGGGTGGTATGAGACACAGACACTTGCATGTCGCTTGGCTTATCTTTCAGTAAAGCAGAGATAAGTGAAGAT from the Shewanella japonica genome contains:
- the gmk gene encoding guanylate kinase, yielding MSARGNLFIVSAPSGAGKSSLISALLKDKPSDMQVSVSHTTRQPRPGEVNGQHYHFVSVEEFKALIAEESFFEWAEVFGNYYGTSRTVIEQTLANGIDVFLDIDWQGAEQVKKLMPEAIGVFILPPSRAELERRLTGRGQDSQDVIDGRMAEAVSEMSHYKDADYIIVNDDFDVALGDLCAIIRSQRSTCASQIHTHSGMINDLLAD